The genomic DNA ATCTTCGTCCAAACTCTCTCTACCAATCATCTCTTCGTGTTCTGTATTCGCCATTTCCAGAAGCTCTGTCAAATGCGATATGTACAATGCTGCTAAACGAATAGTATCGGTTTTTGAAGGCTTTTTTTCGTTCGGAAAGAGAGGAATGAGATCTCGCAAGCGATCTATCCCTTCGTTTATGACATGGACTCGGTTTCTTTCGCGCGTATTGGCGATTCTCCTCTGTTTGCTTAAACCAGTAAGGCGCCGCCCtcgtctttttgttttcttctttgaaattgtCGCTCTTGGAGTTTCTTCTTCTGGAACTTCACTTTCCATGATGCTGTCTTCCAGAATTTAATTTGTTCTAAAAgatctgttttcttttaaaaccaaGACAGCGGTCCGTCTACCGGATTGTTGATCACTATCACCTAGAAAGCATTTTTAAGTTATTAAAGACCATGTCATGTACGTCAGAGCGGAGTCTAGTTGGCTGCGACTCGATGATGTTATTATCCAATAAGTTAGCCGGCTTttgcttaaagaaaaaataatccaGTTAACAAATCTGGATATTTTGTGCTGACTCTAATACTATGTAACATTTCTGGCAGCCTTGCTATCGAGCTAACCGCGATTAGGATCTTCTCTCAAATTCTTAATCTAAGCAAAC from Pocillopora verrucosa isolate sample1 chromosome 10, ASM3666991v2, whole genome shotgun sequence includes the following:
- the LOC131791697 gene encoding fer3-like protein, which translates into the protein MESEVPEEETPRATISKKKTKRRGRRLTGLSKQRRIANTRERNRVHVINEGIDRLRDLIPLFPNEKKPSKTDTIRLAALYISHLTELLEMANTEHEEMIGRESLDEDLSVTSLEFDPFGVESEELTVFFWKDDELSGSDGGGLSSVF